The Porphyrobacter sp. HT-58-2 genome has a window encoding:
- the radA gene encoding DNA repair protein RadA: MAKSKRRYVCQECGSVSYRWQGQCADCGQWNTLVEDVPATVFSQKHDLSSGGRAVAFEPLNAPTQLPVRKSTGLAEFDRALGGGLVPGSAVLLGGDPGIGKSTLLLQTAATIARGGNDVVYVSGEEAAGQVRLRAARMGVADAPIRLASETSVRDILTTLGQGAPPALLVIDSIQTMHSDTIEGAPGTVSQVRGCALELIRYAKESGCALVLVGHVTKDGTIAGPRVLEHMVDVVMSFEGERSHQYRILRALKNRFGAVDEIGVFAMATEGLEEVANPSLLFLSGRETPLAGSAVFPALEGTRPVLVEIQALIVRLQSGATPRRAVVGWDSGRLAMLLAVLESRCGLNFSSAEVYLNIAGGYRLTDPAADLAVAAALVSALADRPLPDKTAWFGEVSLAGEIRPVAHAPLRLREAAKLGFARCYGPAGAASGDKGADYRGLAALANVVDQVMGSA, encoded by the coding sequence ATGGCAAAATCGAAACGCCGTTACGTGTGTCAGGAATGCGGGTCGGTATCCTACCGCTGGCAGGGCCAATGCGCCGATTGCGGGCAGTGGAACACGCTGGTCGAAGACGTACCGGCGACCGTCTTTTCGCAGAAGCATGACCTGTCGAGCGGCGGGCGGGCAGTGGCGTTCGAGCCGCTCAATGCCCCCACGCAGCTGCCGGTGAGGAAGTCCACCGGCCTTGCCGAATTTGACCGCGCTTTGGGCGGTGGCCTTGTGCCGGGGAGCGCGGTGCTCTTGGGCGGCGATCCCGGCATCGGCAAGTCGACCCTGCTGCTTCAAACCGCAGCGACAATCGCACGCGGCGGGAACGATGTGGTTTACGTCAGCGGCGAGGAAGCCGCCGGACAGGTGCGGCTGCGCGCGGCCAGAATGGGCGTGGCCGACGCGCCGATCCGGCTCGCGTCCGAAACCTCGGTGCGTGATATTCTGACAACGCTGGGACAGGGCGCGCCGCCAGCGCTGCTGGTAATCGATTCAATCCAGACGATGCATTCCGACACCATTGAGGGCGCGCCCGGCACCGTCAGCCAGGTGCGCGGCTGCGCGCTGGAGTTGATCCGCTATGCCAAGGAAAGCGGCTGCGCGCTGGTGCTGGTTGGCCACGTCACCAAGGACGGCACCATCGCGGGGCCGCGCGTGCTCGAGCACATGGTCGACGTGGTGATGAGCTTCGAGGGCGAGCGTTCGCACCAGTACCGTATTCTGCGCGCGCTCAAGAACCGCTTTGGCGCGGTGGACGAGATCGGCGTCTTCGCCATGGCGACCGAGGGGCTGGAGGAGGTCGCCAACCCCTCGCTGCTGTTCCTGTCTGGCCGCGAGACGCCGCTGGCGGGGAGCGCGGTGTTTCCCGCGCTGGAAGGCACGCGCCCGGTGCTGGTCGAGATTCAGGCGCTGATCGTGCGCCTGCAATCGGGCGCGACCCCGCGCCGGGCGGTGGTTGGCTGGGATTCCGGGCGTCTGGCGATGCTGCTGGCGGTGCTCGAATCGCGCTGCGGGCTGAACTTTTCCTCCGCCGAGGTCTACCTCAACATCGCCGGCGGCTATCGCCTGACGGATCCGGCCGCCGATCTCGCGGTCGCCGCCGCTCTGGTTTCCGCCCTTGCCGACCGGCCGCTACCCGACAAGACGGCATGGTTTGGCGAGGTCAGTCTGGCCGGCGAGATTCGACCTGTCGCCCATGCGCCCTTGCGCCTGCGTGAAGCGGCCAAGCTGGGCTTTGCCCGATGCTATGGCCCGGCAGGAGCGGCCTCCGGTGACAAGGGTGCCGATTATCGCGGGCTTGCCGCACTTGCGAACGTCGTTGACCAGGTGATGGGCAGCGCATAA
- a CDS encoding CvpA family protein: MAGLDIIIAIIVGVAAIGGFMRGLVQEVLSLASWVMAAFAVHFMHPWLIKGLRMVYTAEPAVSLLAIALLLLIPYAAMKVIIGNASGASEGAILGPIDRVLGFGFGAVKGALIAIFAFALLVTGFDDSWGYKGRPNWITTARTYPAADAFSRQLLPAIGARRDQLRRESDRREAAAAKFAK, from the coding sequence ATGGCCGGTCTCGATATCATCATCGCCATCATTGTCGGCGTCGCTGCAATCGGCGGCTTCATGCGCGGGCTCGTGCAGGAGGTGCTGAGTCTGGCGTCCTGGGTGATGGCGGCCTTCGCCGTGCATTTCATGCACCCCTGGCTGATCAAGGGACTGCGCATGGTCTACACGGCCGAACCGGCAGTCTCGCTCCTGGCAATCGCCCTGCTGCTGCTGATCCCCTACGCCGCGATGAAGGTCATCATCGGCAACGCCAGCGGCGCATCCGAGGGGGCGATCCTCGGCCCGATCGACCGCGTTCTGGGTTTTGGTTTTGGTGCGGTCAAGGGCGCACTGATTGCGATCTTCGCCTTTGCCCTGCTGGTGACCGGGTTCGATGACAGCTGGGGCTACAAGGGCCGACCGAACTGGATCACCACGGCGCGCACCTATCCGGCGGCCGATGCCTTTTCGCGGCAGCTTCTCCCCGCGATCGGCGCAAGGCGCGACCAGCTTCGCCGAGAGAGCGACCGTCGAGAGGCCGCGGCGGCCAAGTTCGCGAAGTGA
- a CDS encoding iron-sulfur cluster assembly scaffold protein, translated as MNTTNKAGAVRLYSPQLLALATQLAAFPFDESLPLQAEARSRSCGSVITLGLALGDDGRIAQIGMQVSACAVGQASAALLAQAAHGAEPARLRQTADGLAAWLAGEGDLPDWPGLDALAPALLHPGRHGALLLPWNAAARALSSGTA; from the coding sequence GTGAACACCACCAACAAAGCGGGTGCAGTGAGGCTTTATTCGCCGCAACTTCTGGCGCTCGCAACGCAACTGGCTGCTTTCCCTTTCGACGAGAGCTTGCCCCTGCAGGCCGAAGCACGTTCGCGCAGCTGCGGTAGCGTTATCACACTCGGCCTCGCGCTGGGTGACGACGGGCGGATTGCGCAGATCGGAATGCAGGTCAGCGCCTGCGCGGTCGGACAGGCTTCGGCGGCGCTGCTTGCGCAGGCAGCCCACGGCGCGGAACCGGCCAGGCTGAGGCAGACTGCAGACGGCCTTGCTGCATGGCTGGCGGGCGAGGGCGACCTGCCCGACTGGCCTGGCCTTGACGCGCTGGCCCCGGCGCTGCTTCACCCCGGCCGTCACGGGGCGCTACTATTGCCGTGGAATGCGGCCGCGCGGGCGCTTTCAAGCGGCACGGCCTGA
- a CDS encoding MFS transporter has product MAEAQALADREPSDKEIQLVIGASSAGTIFEWYDFFIYGTLAYILKDAFYATDNETLGLLLVWSTFAVGFAFRPLGAVLFGFLGDKLGRKYTFLVTVTLMGIATAGVGLIPTVDTIGMAAPIIVILLRVIQGLALGGEYGGAAIYVAEHAPPEKRGFYTSFIQASVAGGFVLSIIVVLACRALIPADAFAAWGWRVPFLLSIILLLISLWMRLKLSESPVFQAMKAAGETSGNPFIESMTYPGNPKRLFVALFGITGILTTIWYTGFFSAMSFLRGPMHVADLTVELVLLISGLIAMSFYVLIGKWSDRVGRKKPIIIGAALTLALLFPLFWAMGSFANPGLAAAAERHPVVVSGPACQTDPFAEMFQREQTDCGKLLETLTASGVTYTLIEAEALSLTVGGNEVAIDPVWFADGGARKTGIHAALGEYGFDFSKQEPPLANVIGIVGVLLALGMLSALTYGSVAALLSEMFPPRIRYSSMSIPYHIGAGYLGGFLPLIAGVIVASTGDIYSGLWYTWAVVAFGLVVAWWGLPSGPPKDFADD; this is encoded by the coding sequence ATGGCAGAGGCGCAGGCGCTCGCAGACCGCGAGCCGTCAGACAAGGAAATCCAGCTGGTCATCGGCGCATCATCCGCCGGCACCATCTTCGAATGGTATGATTTCTTCATCTACGGCACGCTTGCCTACATCCTCAAGGATGCCTTCTACGCCACGGACAATGAAACGCTCGGCCTGCTGCTGGTGTGGTCGACCTTTGCCGTCGGTTTCGCCTTCCGTCCGCTGGGCGCGGTGCTGTTCGGCTTTCTGGGCGACAAGCTGGGGCGAAAATATACCTTCCTTGTCACCGTTACCCTGATGGGCATAGCGACCGCCGGGGTCGGCCTGATCCCGACTGTCGATACCATCGGCATGGCCGCGCCCATCATCGTCATTCTGCTGCGCGTGATACAGGGACTGGCGCTTGGCGGCGAATATGGCGGGGCGGCGATTTATGTTGCCGAGCACGCACCGCCCGAAAAGCGCGGATTCTACACCAGCTTCATCCAGGCGAGCGTCGCGGGCGGATTTGTGCTTTCGATTATCGTCGTGCTGGCCTGCCGCGCGCTGATCCCCGCCGATGCCTTTGCGGCGTGGGGCTGGCGTGTGCCGTTTCTGCTGTCGATCATTCTGCTGCTGATCTCGCTGTGGATGCGGTTGAAGCTGTCTGAAAGCCCCGTCTTTCAGGCGATGAAGGCAGCAGGCGAGACCTCCGGCAATCCCTTCATCGAAAGCATGACCTATCCCGGCAATCCCAAGCGGCTGTTCGTCGCGCTGTTCGGGATTACCGGCATCCTGACGACGATCTGGTACACCGGGTTCTTCTCGGCGATGAGCTTTCTGCGCGGGCCGATGCACGTGGCCGATCTGACTGTGGAACTGGTTCTGCTGATTTCCGGTCTGATCGCGATGAGTTTCTATGTCCTGATCGGCAAATGGTCTGATCGTGTCGGTCGCAAGAAGCCGATCATTATCGGCGCCGCCTTGACGCTGGCGCTGCTGTTCCCGCTGTTCTGGGCGATGGGCAGCTTTGCCAATCCCGGCCTCGCCGCTGCGGCGGAACGTCATCCAGTGGTGGTGAGCGGCCCAGCCTGCCAGACCGATCCCTTTGCCGAGATGTTCCAGCGCGAACAGACCGATTGCGGCAAACTGCTCGAAACCCTGACCGCCTCGGGTGTGACCTATACCCTCATAGAGGCCGAAGCCCTGAGCCTGACCGTGGGCGGCAACGAGGTGGCCATTGATCCGGTCTGGTTCGCCGACGGAGGCGCGCGCAAGACCGGCATTCATGCGGCTTTGGGAGAATACGGCTTTGATTTCAGCAAGCAGGAGCCGCCGCTCGCCAATGTCATCGGTATCGTCGGCGTGCTGCTGGCGCTGGGGATGCTTTCGGCGCTGACTTACGGTTCGGTCGCGGCGCTGCTGTCAGAGATGTTTCCGCCGCGCATCCGCTATTCCTCCATGTCGATCCCCTATCATATCGGCGCGGGCTATCTCGGCGGGTTCCTGCCGCTGATTGCAGGCGTGATCGTGGCCAGCACGGGGGATATCTATTCGGGCCTGTGGTATACTTGGGCGGTGGTCGCCTTCGGGCTTGTAGTGGCCTGGTGGGGTTTGCCGTCAGGGCCACCGAAAGACTTCGCCGATGATTGA
- the alr gene encoding alanine racemase: protein MIDPELPPPTLRLAVDTAALAANWRALDALSGRGRAGAAVKADCYGLGVETCVPALRDAGCETFFVAHWGEVAPVMPYVRGGEIAVLHGVSTEADCAYARATGAVPVICSLEQAERWRANGGGRCHLMIDTGINRLGLAPDEVGDSRISALDVDILLSHLASADEDSPMNLRQLDAFRAVAARIAHRRASLANSAGIGLGETFTFDLTRPGLALYGGIPRPELAGVIRSVAQVEAMILQTRKLSAGESVGYNATFTATSAMPVATVSIGYADGFLRSRGPGNAFYHDGRRLPLLGKVSMDMVVVDLSNAPDLAAGDWLQVPWDINDTAQQSTLSAYEMLTVIGRRLRGC from the coding sequence ATGATTGACCCTGAACTGCCGCCGCCAACCTTGCGGCTGGCGGTCGACACAGCCGCGCTTGCCGCAAACTGGCGCGCACTCGATGCGCTGTCAGGGCGCGGGCGCGCCGGTGCCGCGGTCAAGGCGGACTGTTACGGTCTGGGCGTTGAGACCTGTGTACCGGCATTGCGCGACGCCGGGTGCGAGACCTTCTTCGTTGCGCACTGGGGCGAGGTTGCGCCGGTCATGCCGTATGTGCGGGGTGGTGAAATTGCCGTGCTGCATGGTGTATCGACCGAGGCCGACTGCGCCTATGCCAGAGCGACCGGCGCGGTGCCGGTGATCTGCTCGCTCGAACAGGCGGAACGCTGGCGAGCGAACGGCGGGGGGCGCTGCCATCTGATGATCGACACCGGAATCAACCGCCTCGGGCTTGCTCCGGACGAGGTGGGGGACAGCCGGATCAGCGCCCTCGATGTCGACATTCTGCTGAGCCACCTTGCATCGGCGGATGAAGACAGCCCGATGAACCTGCGCCAGCTTGATGCATTTCGCGCTGTCGCTGCGCGCATTGCGCACCGCCGCGCCAGTCTGGCCAACAGTGCCGGGATTGGCCTAGGCGAGACCTTTACCTTCGATCTCACCCGCCCCGGCCTTGCGCTTTACGGCGGCATTCCCCGGCCTGAACTGGCTGGTGTTATCCGTTCGGTGGCACAGGTTGAGGCCATGATTCTGCAGACGCGCAAGCTTTCGGCAGGCGAAAGCGTCGGCTATAACGCGACGTTCACCGCAACCAGCGCGATGCCGGTTGCCACAGTGTCGATCGGCTATGCTGATGGTTTCCTGCGCAGCCGTGGCCCCGGCAATGCGTTTTACCATGACGGAAGGCGCCTGCCGCTGCTCGGGAAGGTGTCGATGGACATGGTGGTGGTTGACCTGTCCAACGCCCCTGACCTTGCCGCTGGCGACTGGCTGCAGGTGCCATGGGACATCAATGACACTGCGCAGCAAAGCACGCTTTCCGCTTATGAAATGCTGACGGTGATCGGCAGAAGGTTACGGGGGTGTTAA
- the phaR gene encoding polyhydroxyalkanoate synthesis repressor PhaR — protein MVGRAKAASGQAGDAIIIKKYANRRLYNTASSSYITLEDLAKMVRENIEFQVLDAKTGDDITHSILTQIIMDEEANGGQQMLPVSFLRQLIGMYGNSMQALMPSYLEASMANFRDNQSKIREAFEKGISATPFAAIHETNMAMMRAAADVFMPGMGKAKPSAPATDSKDELAALREQMAAMQKKLDELGK, from the coding sequence ATGGTCGGAAGGGCAAAAGCGGCATCGGGCCAAGCGGGCGATGCGATCATAATCAAGAAATACGCCAACCGGCGCCTCTACAACACCGCGTCCTCCAGCTATATCACGCTGGAAGACCTCGCGAAAATGGTGCGCGAAAATATCGAATTTCAAGTGCTCGACGCCAAGACCGGCGATGACATCACGCATTCAATCCTGACCCAGATCATCATGGATGAAGAGGCCAATGGCGGGCAGCAGATGCTCCCGGTCAGCTTCCTGCGCCAGCTGATCGGGATGTACGGCAATTCGATGCAGGCGCTGATGCCGTCCTATCTTGAAGCCAGCATGGCCAACTTCCGCGACAATCAGTCGAAGATCCGCGAGGCCTTCGAAAAGGGCATCAGCGCGACGCCGTTCGCCGCGATCCATGAAACCAACATGGCAATGATGCGGGCAGCGGCCGACGTGTTCATGCCGGGCATGGGCAAGGCAAAGCCCTCTGCTCCGGCTACCGATAGCAAGGACGAACTTGCCGCGCTGCGCGAACAGATGGCCGCGATGCAAAAGAAGCTGGACGAACTGGGCAAATAG
- the proS gene encoding proline--tRNA ligase: MSQIRHALTIKREDDFAKWYQEVISAADLAEESGVRGCMVIKPWGYGIWERIQRLMDDRIKAAGVQNCYFPLFIPLANFTREAEHVEGFAKEMAVVTHHRLIADGKGGLIPDPEAKLEEPLVVRPTSETIIGDAMARWVQSWRDLPLLTNQWANVVRWEMRTRMFLRTSEFLWQEGHTAHENREDALAETHRALEMYRACAEEDLALPVIAGEKPENERFPGAVETWSIEAMMQDGKALQAGTSHYLGTNFAHAAGIQYQDREGSQQYCHTTSWGVSTRLIGGVIMTHGDDDGLRVPPAIAPHQIVIIPMLREAPEDAELIEYCQEIVDMFAKLPLTAFGERIRMLLDVKPGKAAAKRWDWVRKGAPIIVEVGPRDMAEGKVAMLRRDKLWNAENGKPAFQFLSREGFSSQAPSLLEAIQSALYEEAKARRDANITRGVTDWQAVVDHFENGGKYPGWVEVEWAKPTGAALEAVVEKLKAVKLTIRNVPRGAAPAEGSCIFTGEPAVERILVARAY; the protein is encoded by the coding sequence GTGTCTCAGATCCGCCACGCGCTCACCATCAAGCGCGAAGACGACTTCGCCAAGTGGTATCAGGAAGTCATCAGCGCCGCCGACCTCGCCGAGGAATCGGGGGTGCGCGGCTGCATGGTGATCAAGCCGTGGGGCTATGGCATCTGGGAGCGCATCCAGCGCCTGATGGACGACCGGATCAAGGCGGCGGGTGTGCAGAACTGCTACTTCCCGCTGTTCATCCCGCTCGCCAATTTCACCCGCGAGGCGGAACACGTCGAAGGCTTTGCCAAGGAAATGGCGGTCGTCACCCATCACCGCCTGATTGCGGACGGGAAGGGCGGGCTGATCCCCGATCCCGAAGCGAAGCTGGAAGAACCGCTGGTCGTCCGCCCGACCTCGGAAACGATCATCGGCGATGCCATGGCGCGCTGGGTGCAATCGTGGCGCGATCTGCCGCTGCTCACCAACCAGTGGGCCAATGTGGTGCGCTGGGAGATGCGCACCCGGATGTTCCTGCGCACCAGCGAATTCCTCTGGCAGGAGGGCCACACCGCGCACGAAAACCGCGAGGATGCGCTCGCCGAAACCCACCGCGCGCTCGAAATGTACCGCGCCTGCGCCGAGGAAGACCTCGCGCTGCCGGTGATCGCTGGCGAGAAGCCGGAGAACGAACGCTTCCCCGGCGCGGTCGAGACCTGGTCGATCGAGGCGATGATGCAGGACGGCAAGGCGCTGCAGGCCGGCACCAGCCACTACCTCGGCACCAATTTCGCCCATGCCGCCGGCATCCAGTATCAGGACCGCGAGGGCAGCCAGCAATATTGCCACACCACCAGCTGGGGCGTTTCGACGCGCCTGATCGGCGGGGTGATCATGACCCACGGCGACGACGACGGCTTGCGCGTGCCGCCCGCCATCGCGCCGCACCAGATCGTCATCATCCCGATGCTGCGCGAGGCACCGGAAGATGCCGAACTGATCGAATATTGTCAGGAAATCGTCGACATGTTCGCCAAGCTGCCGCTGACTGCCTTTGGCGAGCGGATCCGCATGCTGCTTGATGTGAAGCCCGGCAAGGCCGCCGCCAAGCGCTGGGACTGGGTGCGCAAGGGCGCGCCGATCATCGTCGAAGTCGGCCCGCGCGACATGGCAGAGGGCAAGGTTGCGATGCTGCGCCGCGACAAGCTGTGGAATGCCGAGAATGGCAAGCCCGCCTTCCAGTTCCTCAGCCGCGAAGGCTTTTCTTCGCAGGCACCTTCGTTGCTCGAGGCGATCCAGTCGGCGCTTTACGAGGAAGCCAAGGCCCGCCGCGATGCCAACATCACCCGCGGTGTCACCGACTGGCAGGCGGTCGTCGATCACTTCGAGAACGGCGGCAAATATCCGGGCTGGGTCGAAGTCGAATGGGCCAAGCCGACCGGAGCCGCACTCGAAGCCGTGGTCGAGAAGCTGAAGGCGGTGAAGCTCACCATCCGCAACGTGCCGCGCGGCGCTGCGCCGGCGGAAGGTTCCTGCATCTTCACCGGCGAACCGGCAGTCGAGCGCATTCTGGTAGCGCGCGCGTACTAG
- a CDS encoding M28 family peptidase, whose amino-acid sequence MIKRALLLAALAAAPLTAQTHPAQQVSEERLKGDVEKLVSFGTRHTLSSQTDPKRGIGAAVDWGLAEFKRIGAKCGDCLEVLPVGEVIQPDGRRIPTATLVRNAVAIQRGSERPNEVVIVQGHIDSRVSDALDFTSDAPGANDDGSGTALVIEAARVLSGEKYPSTIIYALLSGEEQGLFGGRILADWAERQGFTVKAVLNNDIVGNSCGKDGYCEPKIVRVFSEGPRADLTDRLRAAQTRFGGENDTPSRNLSRWVAGLAGKHPDEMQVRQIWRTDRMGRGGDQVPFLQKGYPAIRFSVGVEDYDHQHQDLRTEDGVFYGDTIEEMDFAYLAGVTKLNVRALDALARAPMPPRVTVDAAVRTDTEIKWNAVAGAGVYSVVTRATDEPAWGGDVTLVYLDGAASANDAAAAQERVLTHVKKLRGDDWMFGVAACAGKYCSPVSSAVPGGAFEPVAKD is encoded by the coding sequence ATGATCAAACGCGCTCTTTTGCTCGCCGCCCTTGCCGCAGCTCCGCTCACCGCCCAGACCCACCCTGCCCAACAGGTCTCCGAGGAACGCCTTAAGGGCGATGTCGAAAAGCTCGTCAGCTTCGGCACGCGCCACACCCTGTCCTCGCAGACCGACCCCAAGCGCGGCATCGGCGCGGCGGTCGATTGGGGGCTGGCCGAGTTCAAGCGCATCGGCGCCAAGTGCGGCGATTGCCTCGAAGTCCTGCCCGTGGGCGAGGTCATCCAGCCTGACGGTCGCCGTATCCCGACGGCAACGCTGGTGCGCAACGCGGTCGCGATCCAGCGCGGCAGCGAGCGACCCAACGAAGTCGTGATCGTGCAGGGCCATATCGACAGCCGCGTGTCCGACGCGCTCGACTTCACCTCTGACGCACCCGGCGCGAATGACGATGGCTCCGGCACCGCACTGGTGATCGAGGCGGCGCGGGTGCTGAGCGGCGAAAAGTACCCATCCACCATCATCTACGCCCTGCTTTCGGGCGAGGAGCAGGGCCTGTTCGGCGGACGCATCCTTGCCGACTGGGCCGAGCGCCAAGGCTTCACCGTCAAGGCGGTGCTCAACAACGACATTGTCGGCAATTCATGCGGCAAGGATGGCTATTGCGAGCCCAAGATCGTGCGCGTCTTCTCCGAAGGCCCGCGCGCCGACCTGACCGACCGGCTTCGGGCCGCGCAAACCCGCTTTGGCGGCGAGAACGACACGCCCTCGCGCAACCTCTCGCGCTGGGTCGCGGGATTGGCAGGGAAGCACCCTGATGAAATGCAGGTCCGCCAGATCTGGCGCACCGACCGCATGGGCCGGGGCGGGGATCAGGTGCCGTTCCTCCAGAAGGGCTATCCCGCGATCCGCTTCTCGGTCGGGGTCGAGGATTACGATCACCAGCATCAGGACCTGCGCACCGAAGACGGAGTGTTCTACGGCGACACCATCGAGGAGATGGACTTCGCCTATCTCGCCGGGGTGACGAAGCTGAACGTGCGCGCGCTCGACGCACTCGCCCGCGCGCCGATGCCGCCCAGGGTGACGGTGGACGCAGCAGTGCGGACCGACACGGAAATCAAGTGGAACGCGGTCGCCGGGGCGGGGGTCTATTCGGTCGTTACACGCGCCACCGACGAACCGGCGTGGGGCGGTGATGTGACGCTGGTCTATCTCGACGGGGCGGCCTCGGCCAATGATGCGGCGGCAGCGCAGGAACGGGTTCTGACCCATGTGAAGAAGCTGCGCGGCGATGACTGGATGTTCGGCGTCGCGGCCTGCGCGGGCAAGTATTGCTCCCCCGTGTCGAGCGCCGTCCCCGGCGGAGCATTCGAGCCGGTGGCGAAGGACTGA